In a genomic window of Halobiforma lacisalsi AJ5:
- a CDS encoding rhomboid family intramembrane serine protease, with the protein MPFDLDPTRIVLVLAALLALGFVWYAEGRGRWRALVADRFLYGVPWGTLVTVALLVAFYAVVQAGLRTWSEPLTLPFITWSYFYPTGLLTAGVAHGSPAHLASNTAGTVALAPIAEYAWGHYPPGRTDRGGRDAGTAAGGPLARPWFRAVVVFPAALLLAALLTAVFALGPGLGFSGAVFAIAGFAVVNYPVATVVAVVATSALQVLYEALTQPVVREVLEVGPPSPPAWAGVGFQAHLLGFLLGVLAGLALLRRRGRRPAGDRIFFGVLLFGMAQALWLLVLTDDDVFFLYRGAGVVMVFGLAAVTMVAVAGSERPVPQVLAALPTSRVPSRRRLAVGWLLVLAVGFLAGVVGAFLDEYSPIVTIAPLALLVGLLALPALPAVLPDRWISSPLSRRQAAVGVILAFTVLVAVPSVPLNMLVVDGGPPGDGEVEVGGYAVTYERNATVGQTPVIDPGPLPAEDETEDQFESELSGVIVVNDDREIWTLGARDYTLEHGGNATVEVGGLDWRETVAVSRTGWDVIGNDTAYAVDLEVGTDTVSESGDATRSFASEPIEAAVRIDGRSVALAPGDGAGDPFELRVDDGDSVDAVAVPSVNETATIGDLEFTAEEGEDGIRLFATPDASDTEVLVAERETYE; encoded by the coding sequence ATGCCATTCGATCTCGATCCGACCCGGATCGTACTGGTGCTCGCGGCCCTGCTCGCTCTCGGCTTCGTCTGGTACGCCGAGGGGCGGGGACGGTGGCGGGCGCTGGTCGCGGACCGATTTCTCTACGGCGTTCCGTGGGGGACGCTGGTTACCGTCGCGCTTCTCGTCGCGTTCTACGCCGTCGTCCAGGCCGGCCTGCGGACGTGGAGCGAACCGCTGACGCTGCCGTTCATCACGTGGTCGTACTTCTACCCGACGGGGCTGCTCACGGCGGGCGTCGCCCACGGCTCGCCGGCCCACCTGGCGTCGAACACCGCCGGGACGGTCGCATTGGCTCCGATCGCGGAGTACGCCTGGGGCCACTACCCGCCGGGGAGAACCGATCGCGGAGGCCGCGACGCCGGGACTGCGGCGGGCGGCCCGCTGGCCCGACCCTGGTTCCGCGCGGTCGTCGTCTTCCCGGCGGCGTTGCTCCTCGCCGCGTTGCTGACGGCCGTCTTCGCGCTGGGTCCGGGACTGGGGTTCTCCGGGGCCGTCTTCGCCATCGCCGGCTTCGCAGTGGTGAACTACCCCGTCGCGACGGTCGTCGCCGTCGTCGCCACGAGCGCGCTCCAGGTCCTGTACGAGGCCCTGACCCAGCCGGTCGTTCGGGAGGTCCTCGAGGTCGGGCCGCCGAGTCCGCCCGCGTGGGCCGGCGTCGGCTTTCAGGCGCACCTCCTCGGGTTCCTGCTCGGCGTCCTCGCGGGACTCGCGCTGCTCCGACGGCGCGGCCGTCGACCTGCGGGGGATCGGATCTTCTTCGGCGTCCTGCTGTTCGGGATGGCCCAGGCGCTGTGGCTGCTGGTGTTGACCGACGACGACGTGTTCTTTCTCTACCGGGGGGCCGGCGTCGTCATGGTCTTCGGGCTCGCGGCGGTGACGATGGTCGCCGTCGCCGGGAGCGAGCGACCTGTACCGCAAGTCCTCGCGGCGCTGCCGACGTCCCGGGTGCCCAGTCGCCGACGCCTCGCCGTGGGCTGGCTCCTCGTGCTCGCCGTCGGCTTCCTCGCCGGCGTCGTCGGCGCGTTCCTCGACGAGTACTCCCCCATCGTAACGATCGCGCCGCTCGCACTGCTCGTCGGCCTGCTCGCGCTCCCGGCCTTGCCAGCCGTCCTCCCCGACCGCTGGATCTCGAGTCCGCTCTCCCGGCGACAGGCCGCGGTCGGCGTCATTCTGGCGTTTACGGTGCTCGTCGCGGTGCCGAGCGTCCCGCTGAACATGCTCGTGGTCGACGGCGGCCCGCCCGGTGACGGCGAAGTCGAGGTCGGCGGCTACGCCGTCACCTACGAGCGAAACGCGACGGTCGGCCAAACGCCGGTCATCGATCCGGGTCCCCTCCCCGCCGAAGACGAGACGGAAGACCAGTTCGAGAGCGAACTGAGCGGCGTGATCGTCGTCAACGACGACCGCGAGATCTGGACTCTCGGCGCACGGGACTACACTCTCGAGCACGGCGGGAACGCGACGGTCGAGGTCGGCGGCCTCGACTGGCGCGAAACCGTCGCCGTCTCGCGAACCGGCTGGGACGTAATCGGGAACGACACCGCGTACGCGGTCGACCTCGAGGTCGGGACCGACACCGTCTCGGAATCGGGCGACGCGACACGCTCGTTCGCCTCCGAGCCGATCGAAGCGGCGGTCCGGATCGACGGGCGCTCGGTCGCGCTCGCTCCGGGCGACGGCGCGGGCGACCCGTTCGAACTGCGCGTCGACGACGGGGACTCCGTCGACGCGGTCGCGGTGCCGTCGGTCAACGAGACGGCGACGATCGGCGACCTCGAGTTCACAGCGGAAGAGGGCGAGGACGGGATCCGCCTGTTCGCGACGCCGGACGCGAGCGATACCGAGGTCCTGGTCGCCGAACGGGAGACCTACGAGTAG
- a CDS encoding DUF5815 family protein — MAEPRVPGSDPDRSLELPCGKTLDPHDVGLGMRDYDCSCGASHAVVTDAHPPSRFFPESLVAVLQETIETDDEFEQFGTPHLMGVAMEELPEKTVTYDGSDDGAVGYAMLWVFDFDSRRLHEIVVELVVELMEHAISHAEDDDAITEFESQMLEFDVAEFVEQYRAQRDFESAHDGPV; from the coding sequence ATGGCAGAGCCCCGCGTACCGGGTTCGGATCCCGATCGCTCCCTCGAGCTTCCCTGCGGGAAGACGCTCGATCCTCACGACGTCGGCCTCGGGATGCGCGACTACGACTGTTCCTGCGGCGCGTCCCACGCCGTCGTCACCGACGCCCACCCGCCGTCGCGGTTCTTCCCCGAATCGCTCGTCGCGGTCCTCCAGGAGACGATCGAGACCGACGACGAGTTCGAGCAGTTCGGCACGCCCCACCTCATGGGCGTCGCCATGGAGGAGTTGCCCGAGAAGACCGTCACCTACGACGGCAGCGACGACGGCGCGGTCGGCTACGCGATGCTGTGGGTCTTCGACTTCGACTCCCGGCGGCTCCACGAGATCGTCGTCGAACTCGTCGTCGAACTGATGGAGCACGCGATCAGCCACGCCGAGGACGACGACGCGATCACCGAGTTCGAGTCCCAGATGCTCGAGTTCGACGTCGCCGAGTTCGTCGAGCAGTACCGGGCCCAGCGGGACTTCGAGAGCGCACACGACGGCCCGGTTTGA
- a CDS encoding cytochrome D1 domain-containing protein: protein MSQQLAASTVRPPSFGDRSLEEIAESRERPVDDANGALPATPRHGHDLADLRDLLAVAERRPGAVSLVDTVRHERIARVEGVGRAPHSIAFHRSLPENTREGAYAYVQSRQGWVSKIDLYGGRLVARARGGTSGRSIAVSADSRYVCAGYYNPNHVVVFDADTLEPLTRIRTHGIDPEGESVPSRVCTVLDVPGQRCFLVALKDAGRVWFVDYGTDDGSDSFPVVDDVPVGPVLHDALFAPDGRHCVLASQGEECLFVLDTERREVVDRIPTAGPPHPSPGAIDRDRGLGFAATVMTDAVTAWDLERFEPVADIEVPGDGMFLNSHPDCDAVWGDVIFDSGDRNDLLYRIDPDTLEVADVIDTSKWGEGRSLHPEFTRDGDSVYVSLWDAGKLLVFDAQSGDLRAEIDGLETPTGSFLGTRATDP from the coding sequence ATGAGCCAGCAACTCGCCGCCAGCACGGTCAGACCCCCGTCGTTCGGCGATCGGAGCCTCGAGGAGATCGCCGAATCGCGGGAGCGGCCGGTCGACGACGCGAACGGTGCGCTTCCGGCGACGCCGCGACACGGACACGACCTCGCGGATCTCCGGGATCTGCTCGCGGTCGCCGAACGCCGACCCGGTGCGGTCTCACTGGTCGATACGGTCCGCCACGAGCGGATCGCCCGCGTCGAGGGCGTCGGCCGTGCGCCCCACTCGATCGCCTTTCACCGATCGCTCCCCGAGAATACCCGCGAGGGGGCCTACGCCTACGTCCAGTCCAGACAGGGGTGGGTGTCGAAGATCGACCTCTACGGCGGCCGCCTCGTCGCCCGCGCCCGCGGGGGAACATCCGGGCGGTCGATCGCCGTCTCGGCCGACTCGCGGTACGTCTGTGCGGGGTACTACAACCCGAACCACGTCGTCGTCTTCGACGCCGACACCCTCGAGCCGCTAACGCGAATCCGGACCCACGGGATCGACCCGGAGGGCGAAAGCGTTCCCTCTCGAGTCTGTACGGTACTCGACGTGCCGGGCCAGCGGTGTTTCCTGGTGGCGCTGAAAGACGCCGGTCGGGTCTGGTTCGTCGACTACGGCACGGACGACGGTTCCGACTCGTTCCCGGTCGTCGACGACGTTCCGGTCGGTCCCGTGCTCCACGACGCGCTGTTCGCACCCGACGGGCGGCACTGCGTCCTGGCATCGCAGGGCGAGGAGTGCCTGTTCGTGCTCGATACGGAACGACGCGAAGTCGTCGACCGGATCCCGACCGCCGGGCCACCCCATCCCAGTCCCGGCGCGATCGACCGCGACCGTGGCCTGGGGTTCGCCGCGACCGTGATGACCGACGCCGTGACGGCCTGGGACCTGGAACGGTTCGAACCCGTCGCCGACATAGAGGTCCCCGGGGACGGCATGTTCCTCAACTCTCACCCCGACTGCGACGCCGTCTGGGGCGATGTCATCTTCGACTCCGGCGATCGGAACGACCTGCTCTACCGGATCGACCCCGACACCCTCGAGGTCGCGGACGTGATCGACACGAGCAAGTGGGGCGAGGGTCGGTCGCTTCATCCCGAGTTCACGCGCGACGGCGACTCGGTCTACGTCAGCCTCTGGGACGCCGGGAAACTCCTCGTTTTCGACGCCCAGAGCGGCGATCTGCGGGCGGAGATCGACGGCCTCGAGACGCCGACGGGATCGTTCCTCGGGACGAGGGCGACGGATCCCTGA
- the lrpA1 gene encoding HTH-type transcriptional regulator LrpA1, translating into MSTQATEDRILEVLEEDAQASYAEIAERAGVSKPTVRKYINQLEDEGVIVGYSAEIDPKKLSSQTIAMVGLDVASERYVEATKALKQLDEIEALYSSSGDHMLMAEVRAEDGDSLGEFISEELLEIEGVTAAHPSFLQERLK; encoded by the coding sequence ATGAGTACCCAGGCGACGGAAGATCGCATCCTCGAGGTTCTCGAAGAGGATGCCCAGGCCTCGTACGCCGAGATCGCCGAGCGGGCCGGCGTCTCGAAGCCGACGGTTCGCAAGTACATCAACCAACTCGAGGACGAGGGCGTCATCGTCGGCTACTCGGCCGAGATCGACCCGAAGAAGCTCTCGAGTCAGACGATCGCGATGGTCGGACTCGACGTCGCGAGCGAACGCTACGTCGAGGCGACGAAGGCGCTGAAGCAACTCGACGAGATCGAGGCACTGTATAGCTCGAGCGGCGACCACATGCTGATGGCCGAAGTACGGGCCGAGGACGGCGACTCCCTCGGCGAGTTCATCTCGGAGGAACTGCTCGAGATCGAGGGGGTCACGGCGGCACACCCCTCTTTCCTGCAGGAGCGACTGAAGTAA
- a CDS encoding DUF7511 domain-containing protein has product MTGPSSGHDGRDIDGDCHRRRQRDRRSRSTDTPSRPVESDLEAVVVRYEDGPDRRTITPRECDDAERLTTWLSANADAFVELGAVR; this is encoded by the coding sequence ATGACGGGACCCTCGAGCGGACACGACGGACGCGATATCGACGGGGACTGCCACCGCCGGCGCCAGCGAGACCGGCGATCTCGCTCGACCGACACCCCCTCTCGACCGGTCGAGTCGGATCTCGAGGCCGTCGTCGTTCGGTACGAGGACGGTCCGGACCGTCGGACGATCACCCCCCGGGAGTGCGACGACGCCGAACGGCTCACGACGTGGCTGTCAGCAAACGCTGACGCGTTCGTGGAACTGGGGGCCGTACGATAA
- a CDS encoding MTH865 family protein, with amino-acid sequence MTEPDVSDIREQLVDAFDGADYPVTTPMDLLPALPNGPATTFESGEFSMSMMQIHSTADVDPKERFPYESPEALADDIIDGLQDAGELPE; translated from the coding sequence CGTCTCCGACATCCGCGAACAACTCGTCGACGCGTTCGACGGGGCCGACTATCCGGTAACGACGCCGATGGACCTGTTGCCCGCCCTCCCGAACGGGCCCGCGACGACCTTCGAATCGGGCGAGTTCTCGATGTCGATGATGCAGATCCACAGTACGGCCGACGTGGATCCGAAAGAACGGTTCCCCTACGAGAGCCCGGAGGCGCTGGCGGACGACATCATCGACGGACTGCAGGACGCCGGAGAACTGCCGGAGTGA